Below is a genomic region from Echinicola rosea.
ACGAGTCTATCAAAAAAAGAGAACTTCTGGAGACAAAATCGAAATCGATGTGGATATCACTTCCGAACTCTTAAAGACTGAGGAAGATTGGACAGACCTATTTGATTATATGACCACCAAAAAGGAGGTAGAACAAAAGCATATTGTTAAATATTTTATTGACAAAGGCTTACTAGACAGTAAATCAAAAGATAACTATCGCTGGAATTATGTAGAAGATAAAAAATATCCAGCCTGCGACACCCAAACCCAATTTGTTTCACGCTTAAAAAAAATAAAGGGCCTTGAACCATATAGTTTACTCGCAGAAAAAACGCATTTAGGAAAAAGTGAGAGTGGTCACACCCTCAGCAGGGAAGTACAACTCTGGCATATTATCTACTCGGTGACGGACAAAAAGGAATATAAAAGTGCGTTGGAAAAATTTGCTCAAAAACACCGTATTGATGTAGATGTTTTCGTAGAATCCTTCATTAAGTTTCCTCCTTTTGAGAGTGATTACGGTAGTTACTCCAAAAAAGCTATAAAAAAACTCCTTCCACTTATGCGACGGGGAAAATACTGGGATGAGAGCGCCATTCTTGATTCTGCAAAAGAACGTATTGATGAGATCATGGAACGAGTCAACTCAATGAAGCTGGCAGATGGGTACTCAAAAAAGGAACTGACGGAGGAACTGGAAAAAGTAAGTGCTGACGATATCCCCAAACAAGTGGTAAAAAGCTTCATTCCTTACCTCAACCTGCCTTACACTGGCCTAAACACCTATCAAGCATGTTATGCAGTGTATGGCCGACATTCCGAAGTCGGGGACATTCAGCAATGGAAAACGCCCGAGGACATTGATCAATACCTTAAAAGATTTAAGCAACATTCTTTAAGGAATCCTGTAGTAGAGCAGGTAGTCTGTGAAACCCTGAGAGTGGTACGTGATATCTGGAAAAAATACAGGATAAATGATCCGCATTATCAATTTGACGAAATCCATGTGGAATTGGGCAGGGAAATGAAAAATTCAGCCGATAAGCGAAAACAACTTTCAAGCACAATCAATGAAAATGAGAACACTAACTTTCGGATCAAAGAAGTCTTAAAGGAACTAATGGAGGACCCATTGGTAGAAGGAAACGTGCGGTCTTACTCTCCAGGACAGCAAGAAATCCTAAAGCTTTATGAAGAAGGGGTTTATAAAAACCCTGACGCAAGATATGATACAGTCAGCGAAAATGAAATTCAAAAAATCAGAAGAAATAGCAATCCTTCTAAATCAGACATTCTACGATATAAGTTATGGCTTGAACAAGGCTATATTTCACCTTACACCGGAAAACCAATCCAACTTTCCAAACTCTTTACAACAGCATATCAAATAGAGCATATCATCCCCCAGTCCCGGTATTTTGACAATTCATTCGGAAATAAAATCATCTGTGAAAGTACCATCAACGAAGACAAGGACAATAAAACCGCTTACGAATATTTGAAAGCCAAAGGAGGCAGTATTATTAACGGCCATTTATTACTGAAACTGGATGAATATGAAGCTCATGTAAGCCGGTATTTTAAAAACAACAAAACCAAACTTAAAAACCTACTGAGTGAGGACATCCCTGAAGGGTTTATCAACCGACAGCTGAATGATAGTCGATATATCAGTAAATTGGTTAAAGGGTTGCTGAGCAATATCGTCAGGGAAAACAACGAAAAGGAAGCTACATCCAAAAACCTCATCCCCGTAAATGGTGCGATCACATCCAAACTTAAAAAAGATTGGGGATTAAACGACAAGTGGAATGAGCTGATCGCGCCACGATTTCAGCGCCTGAATGAATTGACAAAATCTGAAAACTATGGATTTTGGGACAATACCATCAATGCTTACCGAATACAAGTCCCAGATGACATCAGTAAAGGATTCGATAAAAAGCGAATAGACCATAGACATCACGCCCTGGATGCACTGGTAACAGCTTGCACAACTAGAAATCACACACACTATTTAAGTGCACTAAATGCAGAAAAAGAGAACCATAGCCTAAGAAGTAAGCTATTGATTAAAAACGAACATGGCCATTACACCAAAACATTTCAAATGCCATGGCAATCTTTTCCGATAGAGGCCAAAAATAAACTGGAAACAATCATCATTAGTTTCAAGCAAAACTTACGGGTAATCAATAAAGCCAACAATAAATTCTGGTCTTATAAAGATGAGATCGGAAATCTTAATATTGGCAAAAATGGTAAACCGCAGAAAAAACTCAGAAAACAAACCAAAGGTGACCATTGGGCAATAAGGAAATCGCTACATAAAGAAACAGTATCTGGCGTCGTGAATGGAATCGAAACTCCTAAAGATAAAATGGCAACATCTGTCCGTACTTCCCTAACAGAAATCAAAACCCAAAAACACATTGATAAAATTGTCGATCCACAGATAAGAAATGTCATTATTCCAAATCACTTAAAAAACTACACCGATGATAAAGGAAAAATAAACTTTGCTGATGCATTTAATCATGAAGGGATAGAGGATTTAAATAAAAACATCAATACGCTAAACGGGGGGACATTTCACCATCCTATTACTAAAGTGAAGCTTTATGAAATAGGAAGTAAATTCCAAATAGGAGAAACAGGTAACAATTCAAAAAAATATGTGGAAGCAGCAAAAGGAACTAACCTCTTTTTTGCGATATACTGGGATGAGAAGAAACAAAAAAGGACGTTTGAAACGGTTCCGCTAAATGAAGTCATCGAACACCAAAAACAGGTAGCTCATTTACCAAAACCTGAACGCTCCCCCATACAGCCAAACCCTAAAAAAGGAAAACTGCTATTTACCCTGTCCCCAAATGATCTGGTCTATGTGCCTACTGAAGAAGAGATTGAAAACCCAAGTTTGATTGATTTTTCGAATTTAAATAAAGATCAAGCTAGGAGTATCTATAAAATGGTAAGTAGTTCCGGAAACCAGTGCTTTTTCATACAAGGAACAGTTTCTAGCAGCATAAAAAACAAATTTGAATTTTCTGCTTTGAATAAAATGGAAAGAGATTTAAATGGAGCAATGATTAAGGAGAATTGTATCAAGTTAAAAGTGGACAGGTTAGGCAATATTCAGAAATCTATCTTATGATCAAACGTACGCTATTCTTCGGCAATCCCGCCTACCTCAGCACCAAAAATGAACAGTTGGTCGTCAGCTTTCCCGATGACCAGCCTGAGAAAACGGTACCTGTAGAGGACATTGGCATGATGGTGCTGGAACATCCCCAGCTCACCCTCACCAATGGCCTGATGGGAAAATTGGTCAATAATAAAGTGGCGATCGTCTCCTGCAACGGCCAGCACCTTCCCGATGGTATCCTTCTCCCCATGCACGGACACACTGAGCAAACCGAACGGATCCGTCATCAGCTCAACGCCAGCCAGCCGCTCAAAAAGAACCTTTGGCAGCAGACCGTCACGGCCAAGATCAAAAACCAAGCAGCACTGCTGGCCGATCGGGAGACACCAGTCCAGCGGTTAAATCACCTGGCCAAGTCTGTCCAGTCCGGTGATACAGGAAACAATGAAGCCCAAGCGGCTGCCTATTATTGGCAGCACATCTTTGACCTCCCGGGTTTTAACCGGGAGCAAAAGGGCATGCCGCCAAACAATCTCCTGAACTATGGCTATGCCATCCTTCGGGCGATCATTGCAAGGGCCTTGGTCAGCAGTGGGCTGTTGCCCCAAGTGGGCATCTGGCACCGCAACAAATATAACGCCTATTGCTTGGCCGATGATATCATGGAGCCGTACCGGCCCTTTGTGGACATGGTAGTGAGACATATTGTGGAAACAGAGGATACGTATGAGGAACTGAACATCCACTTGAAGAAGGAATTGCTTTCCATTCCTGCACTGGACGTTCGGATAGATGGGCAGAAGAGCCCATTAATGGTAGCCGCCAGCAGGACAACCAATTCGCTCTTTGAGTGTTTTGCCGGCATCAGTAGAAAGATCATTTATCCCGAATATGGATGAACGCTTTTATTCCAGACTTAACCAATACCGGAGTTTGTGGGTGCTAGTATTCTTTGACCTGCCGACCGACACCAAAAAGGATCGGAAAATCGCCAGTGGCTTCCGAAAGAAGCTATTGGACGACGGATTCTCCATGTTCCAGTTTTCGATCTACATGCGCTTCTGTGCCAGTCGCGAAAATGCAGACGTCCATATCAAAAGGGTAAAGGTAAACCTTCCACCCAAAGGGAAGGTGGGCATCATGTGCATTACCGACAAGCAATTTGGCATGATGGAGCTTTTCTATGGCACAAAGTTGGCCGAAAAAGAAACCCCTCATCAGCAATTGGAGCTTTTTTAGGCAAAGCTTGCTCCATTAGATTTACTATTGACACATAAAACAAGACCAAGGTAGTTACAATAGGACTTTTTGGAGAAACCACAAAAACCGAAGCAAAAAACAGGCTCATTTTTCAATCCTAAAAATGAACATAAACAACAGCATACCAACCACTTGACGTGGGGTATGCTGTGATTACCATTGCAAGGTATAATTCTGAAAGCAATTCACAACAGCTAAAAGTTAATCCAAAACTGTGTTAAAGCTGTGATTACCATTGCAAGGTATAATTCTGAAAGCAATTCACAACCAGTAACTTTTACATCCACAGCAGCATGATGCTGTGATTACCATTGCAAGGTATAATTCTGAAAGCAATTCACAACTGGTTGTATTGGTGTTGAGGAATTTACTTTGCTGTGATTACCATTGCAAGGTATAATTCTGAAAGCAATTCACAACGAGGTAAAAGAGCAACGGTTTACGGTCACAGCTGTGATTACCATTGCAAGGTATAATTCTGAAAGCAATTCACAACCAGTATATTCCTCTATATCAGTAAACTCATGCTGTGATTACCATTGCAAGGTATAATTCTGAAAGCAATTCACAACCTATGGAGGAGAAAAGGTTAGTGAGGTCGGCTGTGATTACCATTGCAAGGTATAATTCTGAAAGCAATTCACAACAACACAGACTATAAAATAAACTTTGGTCATGCTGTGATTACCATTGCAAGGTATAATTCTGAAAGCAATTCACAACGTGATAACGCCCCATACAAGCAATTTAAATGCTGTGATTACCATTGCAAGGTATAATTCTGAAAGCAATTCACAACAACCTGCTCAATGTGACTACCCCAATAATCGCTGTGATTACCATTGCAAGGTATAATTCTGAAAGCAATTCACAACTAAGCTTAGAAGAGCTTTCTGATATTGCAGGCTGTGATTACCATTGCAAGGTATAATTCTGAAAGCAATTCACAACTATTGTTTAAACGATGAAACAAAAGCACTAGCTGTGATTACCATTGCAAGGTATAATTCTGAAAGCAATTCACAACTAATTAGTGTTTTTACTATCATCAATCACTGCTGTGATTACCATTGCAAGGTATAATTCTGAAAGCAATTCACAACCTGTAATTTGCTTGAACCCAGCTTTCGGTGGCTGTGATTACCATTGCAAGGTATAATTCTGAAAGCAATTCACAACTCTTTAACTCTTTGAATCTCTAAACTTAAAGCTGTGATTACCATTGCAAGGTATAATTCTGAAAGCAATTCACAACAGCACCGAAACAGGGTATTCCAGTTCTAATGCTGTGATTACCATTGCAAGGTATAATTCTGAAAGCAATTCACAACTCAATCCAATGAGGTCCACCCCATTCAAAAGCTGTGATTACCATTGCAAGGTATAATTCTGAAAGCAATTCACAACGGAAGATGTTTGGAAAAACAGGACGTGAAAGCTGTGATTACCATTGCAAGGTATAATTCTGAAAGCAATTCACAACAGGATGCAATACAGATAGTAAAAGACTACTGCTGTGATTACCATTGCAAGGTATAATTCTGAAAGCAATTCACAACTAAAACTACCATATGGATGATTAGCTATCCGCTGTGATTACCATTGCAAGGTATAATTCTGAAAGCAATTCACAACAGTAACCGTTTGGTTTTTCACCCACAATATGCTGTGATTACCATTGCAAGGTATAATTCTGAAAGCAATTCACAACCGGGTGATACGCCAGAGCAAAGGGCTGCAAAGCTGTGATTACCATTGCAAGGTATAATTCTGAAAGCAATTCACAACTGACATTGACATATTGTAACTTCCTGGTGCGCTGTGATTACCATTGCAAGGTATAATTCTGAAAGCAATTCACAACCTGGATCGTATCTTCTTACTGGTAACGCTTGCTGTGATTACCATTGCAAGGTATAATTCTGAAAGCAATTCACAACCGCTTTCCTGGTCTATGACCTTTAGGTTAGCTGTGATTACCATTGCAAGGTATAATTCTGAAAGCAATTCACAACATGATGCTGATTTATTGCTTTAAAAAAAGGGCTGTGATTACCATTGCAAGGTATAATTCTGAAAGCAATTCACAACAAAGAAAAACACGACCGATGATAGTACACTGCTGTGATTACCATTGCAAGGTATAATTCTGAAAGCAATTCACAACTCATGGAACTTACCTTTCCGTTGGATGATGGCTGTGATTACCATTGCAAGGTATAATTCTGAAAGCAATTCACAACGACCTGAAAGAGCATTCACACCTTGTAGATGCTGTGATTACCATTGCAAGGTATAATTCTGAAAGCAATTCACAACACCTATAAGGTCCTGGGCTCCATTTATATGCTGTGATTACCATTGCAAGGTATAATTCTGAAAGCAATTCACAACACGACCCAGCAGGGAAACAATAAATTATTTGCTGTGATTACCATTGCAAGGTATAATTCTGAAAGCAATTCACAACATACTTGTGTAGGTCGTGTCGTTGTTTGTGCTGTGATTACCATTGCAAGGTATAATTCTGAAAGCAATTCACAACAGTCGATGCAATGTCTACTGGTAATTATGAGCTGTGATTACCATTGCAAGGTATAATTCTGAAAGCAATTCACAACCCAATGTTTTTTTCTGAATCATAAAAGCCGCTGTGATTACCATTGCAAGGTATAATTCTGAAAGCAATTCACAACAGGTCTGTCAAATGGAAAAGGGTTTTATCAGCTGTGATTACCATTGCAAGGTATAATTCTGAAAGCAATTCACAACCGAAAAATGGCTTATACAAAAGTATCTATAGCTGTGATTACCATTGCAAGGTATAATTCTGAAAGCAATTCACAACTGACCGTTAGCAACCAATATTGAGCCATCTGCTGTGATTACCATTGCAAGGTATAATTCTGAAAGCAATTCACAACATCCCAAATAAATAAGTGTCGCACCGTTTAGCTGTGATTACCATTGCAAGGTATAATTCTGAAAGCAATTCACAACTGAAGATGGTATAAAAGTTCCTTTGCCACGGCTGTGATTACCATTGCAAGGTATAATTCTGAAAGCAATTCACAACAAGGAAGGTAAGGTCGGGATAGAAGACTTGGCTGTGATTACCATTGCAAGGTATAATTCTGAAAGCAATTCACAACACTAAGATTAACAGCACAAGAAGAAGAAGAAGAGCTGTGATTACCATTGCAAGGTATAATTCTGAAAGCAATTCACAACAACATGGTGAGTATATTTTTTGAATACAAAGCTGTGATTACCATTGCAAGGTATAATTATTCGTGAACTTTGGTTTTTAATGGTTCTCATGAATGCTAACGCATTTATGAAAGCAATTCACAAAAAACCGTCCCCTGAGCGGAGCCTAAGGGAACGGTAGTTAGCAGAATAGGCTCCATGGCAGGTGCCATACTTTAAAAAGCGGTAGGATAAGGGAAAGTGATGTACCTACGGCACATAAGGTAAGGTTTTCCTTACTTTCAACTACTGTTACCAAGCTTGCCCACCTATGGAGGGCCTCAGGACAAACGCGTTTAGTGTTTTGAAGGGAAACAGTTTTCGTGTAGGACAGCTATCATCCGTGCCGCTGGCACTCCTTCTGGCGGTGGTGGAGGCCTTAACATCCAGCGGATGAATCCGCAGGTTACTAAACCCATCGTGCCGCTGGCACTTTCTCCAAGTTTGTACAATAGAATAGCAGCAGCCTATCGCAGAAAATACTGAAAGAGCAAGGACATCAGTTGGTCTAAAGTACTAATAAAGCATCGCACCTGTCTGCCCAAGTGGGGAGAATGATTTAGATGAGTTTAACCCGAAAAATCAATGTCGTTTAGTTAAGAAGTTTTTCCAATACGGATCGTCCATTGAGAGGATTATGGTTTTAATCCATGGCTTTTTTACACCCGTTTTATCAATGTCGTTTAGTTAAGGCCATTTCCCTGTTTTCACCTGCTAGGAGTTTCTTTTCTATTTGACTTTAACTGTATGGCTTTGGCCATTTTGGTGGATTTTATCCTTTTCCTTTTTTCCATTGATGAAAAAAGAAAGAAAAAAATCTAGGCCGGTGGTCTGCCCTTTAAAATGGAACATGGATTTACCCTGCGACCGAGATCCGTCACCCATTTTAATTTCCAGCCGATGGCTACGACCTAAAAGCGAGTGGGTCTCGCTGTTCCACGACGCGAGCCAACTCACTTTCTTAACGGCCTCCACCATCGGCTGGAAAACAGGCATACCAAGGGCCGTAAGAAGGAAGCGATACCTTTACGGGACTTATCAACTGAATTCGCCTTGCAGGTATTTGGCGTTAAGAAATTAAAAAGCGGGCGGGCAAAAAGGCAGGCTTGTTTGACGAAATGCTGACCAAAAAGAATGCTGGCTGCTAGAAAAGGAGGAGTTTGCATGAGGGAGGGTTTTAATTTTAGCCCAATAGATGCGCAGCGGCGGGGTTTTTGGGTTACTTTTTTGACCTGAAGCAAAAAAGTAACAAAGGTAAAGAGGTAAAGACCATCTTGGAATTTAGCATGAAAAATAATTAAACCCATATTTCCAGAATTTGAATTTACTGATCAGTGTTGTATATTTTTAAACTCGGTTTATATATTTGGTTTTGTCAACGCCTGTCCTGGCAGCTATTAGTTAGTTTGGAGGTGGGAACGTCCCCAGTGGCCTAAATAGGCCAATGTACCGAATTGAATAATCGATAAAGTGTTCCTATTTTTAACGAGATATAACATTCATTTGAAGCCCTCTGATCAAATCTTTAATTATGCATCCTTACTTTTCTCATTTGCTCCAGGATATTCAAGATGCCCATAAGGAGGAATCTTTTCCTAATCCCATCGACAAATCCGATATCGAGGAACATTTCCAAG
It encodes:
- the cas1 gene encoding type II CRISPR-associated endonuclease Cas1, which codes for MIKRTLFFGNPAYLSTKNEQLVVSFPDDQPEKTVPVEDIGMMVLEHPQLTLTNGLMGKLVNNKVAIVSCNGQHLPDGILLPMHGHTEQTERIRHQLNASQPLKKNLWQQTVTAKIKNQAALLADRETPVQRLNHLAKSVQSGDTGNNEAQAAAYYWQHIFDLPGFNREQKGMPPNNLLNYGYAILRAIIARALVSSGLLPQVGIWHRNKYNAYCLADDIMEPYRPFVDMVVRHIVETEDTYEELNIHLKKELLSIPALDVRIDGQKSPLMVAASRTTNSLFECFAGISRKIIYPEYG
- the cas9 gene encoding type II CRISPR RNA-guided endonuclease Cas9 (Cas9, originally named Csn1, is the large, multifunctional signature protein of type II CRISPR/Cas systems. It is well known even to general audiences because its RNA-guided endonuclease activity has made it a popular tool for custom editing of eukaryotic genomes.) — encoded protein: MKRILGLDLGTNSIGWALIQHDFENKDGVIQDIGSRIIPMGQDLLGKFDAGQSISQTAERTGYRGIRRLYQRDHLRRDRLHRVLNILGFLPQHYADAIDFERKLGQFKPGNEEKLNYRKNTNGVYEFIFKDSFGEMLQEFKTKQPQLFQPNKKGKSPQIPYDWTIYYLRQKALAKAISKEELAWVILNFNQKRGYYQLRGEELDGGKDKQFVQLRVKEVVDSGEMVKGKPLYDVYFENGWKYDRQITKTEDWIGRTKEFIVTISTLNSGETKYSYKAVDSEKDWAAIKAKTEKDIENSQKTVGEFIYETLLDHPSQKIRGELIKTIERKFYKEEFKKIISTQVSLQPDLFSPELYQACIEELYPRNEAHQSQLKGQGFEHLFTEDIIFYQRPLKSKKSDISECPYEFRVFKRVNSETGKTEITRQGIKAIPKSHPLFQEFRLWQWLHNLRVYQKKRTSGDKIEIDVDITSELLKTEEDWTDLFDYMTTKKEVEQKHIVKYFIDKGLLDSKSKDNYRWNYVEDKKYPACDTQTQFVSRLKKIKGLEPYSLLAEKTHLGKSESGHTLSREVQLWHIIYSVTDKKEYKSALEKFAQKHRIDVDVFVESFIKFPPFESDYGSYSKKAIKKLLPLMRRGKYWDESAILDSAKERIDEIMERVNSMKLADGYSKKELTEELEKVSADDIPKQVVKSFIPYLNLPYTGLNTYQACYAVYGRHSEVGDIQQWKTPEDIDQYLKRFKQHSLRNPVVEQVVCETLRVVRDIWKKYRINDPHYQFDEIHVELGREMKNSADKRKQLSSTINENENTNFRIKEVLKELMEDPLVEGNVRSYSPGQQEILKLYEEGVYKNPDARYDTVSENEIQKIRRNSNPSKSDILRYKLWLEQGYISPYTGKPIQLSKLFTTAYQIEHIIPQSRYFDNSFGNKIICESTINEDKDNKTAYEYLKAKGGSIINGHLLLKLDEYEAHVSRYFKNNKTKLKNLLSEDIPEGFINRQLNDSRYISKLVKGLLSNIVRENNEKEATSKNLIPVNGAITSKLKKDWGLNDKWNELIAPRFQRLNELTKSENYGFWDNTINAYRIQVPDDISKGFDKKRIDHRHHALDALVTACTTRNHTHYLSALNAEKENHSLRSKLLIKNEHGHYTKTFQMPWQSFPIEAKNKLETIIISFKQNLRVINKANNKFWSYKDEIGNLNIGKNGKPQKKLRKQTKGDHWAIRKSLHKETVSGVVNGIETPKDKMATSVRTSLTEIKTQKHIDKIVDPQIRNVIIPNHLKNYTDDKGKINFADAFNHEGIEDLNKNINTLNGGTFHHPITKVKLYEIGSKFQIGETGNNSKKYVEAAKGTNLFFAIYWDEKKQKRTFETVPLNEVIEHQKQVAHLPKPERSPIQPNPKKGKLLFTLSPNDLVYVPTEEEIENPSLIDFSNLNKDQARSIYKMVSSSGNQCFFIQGTVSSSIKNKFEFSALNKMERDLNGAMIKENCIKLKVDRLGNIQKSIL
- the cas2 gene encoding CRISPR-associated endonuclease Cas2, which encodes MDERFYSRLNQYRSLWVLVFFDLPTDTKKDRKIASGFRKKLLDDGFSMFQFSIYMRFCASRENADVHIKRVKVNLPPKGKVGIMCITDKQFGMMELFYGTKLAEKETPHQQLELF